One Sphingomonas endolithica genomic window, CATCGCTCGGCGGCGCGGCGAATGTCGCATTGAACGCGAAGCCGGCGCCGTTGGTCGTCTCGACCCGGACCGACTTGGCCTTGACGAGGAACATGGTGAGCGCCGTGACGTCGGCAGGCGCGGCGTCGTACGCGGCATTGCCGCGCAGCTGCCAGGTATAGCCGATCGCCGGCCCGTTATCGAAGCGCAATGCGACGACCTTGTCGGGATAGCTGCCATCGTCGCCCGCGACCTGCAGCGGCTGCTTGGCGATGAACTGCACCGACACCACCGGCTCCGCGCCGCGATCGCATTTCACGACCAGCCGCGAGGAGCCGTCGCTCGCCGTCGTGCTGGCGGTGAGCGAACTGCCGCCACCGGCATTGGCGCGCTCGCGCGGCACCCAGGGCGCCGGTGGCGTCGCAGGCGCAGGAGCGGGAGCGGCTGCCTGCGCAAGTACCAGAAACAGGATCATGACCTCAGCTCCGAAACGATGGCCGATGCCGGGCCATCGCCACGCTTATAGCGGGATATTGTCATGCTTCTTCCACGGATTTTCCAGCGCCTTGCCGCGCAGCTTGCGCAGGCCGAGCGCGATGCGCCGGCGTGTGGCATGGGGCTGGATCACCTCGTCGATAAAGCCTTTTGCGGCTGCCACGAACGGGTTGGCGAAGCGCGCTTCGTAGACCGCGGTCTGCTCGGCAATCTCGGCGGGCGTACGGCCGCGGAAGATGATCTCGACCGCGCCCTTGGCGCCCATCACCGCGATCTCGGCGGTCGGCCAGGCGTAATTCAGGTCGCCGCGCAGATGCTTGGAGGCCATCACGTCATAGGCGCCGCCATAGGCCTTGCGCGTAATGACGGTGATCTTGGGCACGGTTGCCTCGGCATAGGCGAACAGCAGTTTCGCGCCGTGCTTGATGATGCCGTTCAGTTCCTGGGCCGTCCCCGGCAGAAAGCCCGGCACATCGACGAAGGTGACGATCGGGATGTCGAACGCATCGCAGAAGCGCACGAATCGCGCGGCCTTCTTCGACGAATTGATGTCGAGGCACCCGGCCAGCACCATCGGCTGGTTGGCGACAAAGCCGACGGTGCGACCCTCGATCCGGCCGAAGCCGATGATGATGTTGCCGGCATGCGTCGGCTGCACCTCGAAGAAATCGCCCTCGTCGACCGTTTTGCGGATCAGCTCGTGCATGTCATACGGCTGGTTGGCGCTGGCCGGGATCAGCGTGTCGAGACTGTCCTCGATCCGGTCCCACGGGTCGGACGAGGGCCGCTCGGGCGTGCCTTCGCGGTTGCTGGCGGGAAGGAAGTCCACGAAGTCGCGGGCTGCGAGCAGCGCCTCGATATCGTTCTCGAAGGCCACATCAGCGACCCCCGACTTCGTGGTATGCGTCACCGCTCCACCCAGTTCCTCCTGCGTGACGATCTCGTTTGTAACGGTCTTCACTACATCTGGGCCGGTGACGAACATGTATGACGAATCCTTCACCATGAAGATGAAGTCCGTCATCGCGGGGGAATAGACTGCGCCACCGGCGCAGGGCCCCATGATCAAGGAAATCTGCGGCACGACGCCGCTGGCCAGCACGTTGCGCTGGAATACTTCGGCATAGCCGCCGAGGGAGGCCACGCCCTCTTGGATGCGCGCGCCACCGCTGTCGTTGAGCCCGATCACGGGCGCGCCGACCTTCAGCGCCATGTCCATGATCTTGCAGATCTTCTGCGCGTGACGTTCGCTGAGCGAGCCGCCGAACACGGTGAAATCCTGACTGAAGACGAAGACCAGGCGGCCGTTGATCGTGCCCGATCCGGTGACCACGCCATCGCCGGGGATGATCTGGTCCTGCATGCCGAAGTCGATGCAATTATGCTCGACATACATGTCGAGCTCCTCGAACGAATGCTCGTCGAGCAACACGTCGAGCCGTTCGCGCGCGGTGAGCTTGCCCTTGGCGTGCTGCGCGGCGATGCGCTTCTTCCCGCCGCCCATCCGTGCCGCGTCGCGCTTGCGTTCGAGTTCGGCGATGGTCGAGGACATGCAGGTCTCCGGTGGTGCGCCGCCTCTTTTCCCGGTCGCCGCGGCTTTTGCAAATGTGAACTTGCGAAGTTGCGAAGGATCATCTTGCAAAGTAGTGGCGCAAGCATGCCCCGCCCCGCCCGCCTGTTCGCCGGAGACCAACTCCGCACGCTGCGCCAGAATGCCGGCCTCAATCAAGCGGCGATGGCCGCGCGGCTCGGCGTGTCGGTCAGCTACCTCTCGCAGCTGGAAGGCGGGGTGCGGCCGCTGACGCCGAGCGTCAGCGCGGCGTTGCGGCGGCATCATCCCGGCGCGCTGGCCTCGATCGAGGATGCTGCGCCGACGCTGCGCCTGGCCGCGCTCAGCGATGCGCTGGCCGATCCGCTGCTGCCCGCGCCGCCCGCGCCCGAGGCGATCGCGCGACTAGCCGCCGAGCGACCGGAAATCGCCGACCGCTTCATCGCGCTGCACGCCGCGCTGCGGGCGGGCGAGGAACGGCTGCAGATGGTCGAGGAGCAGGCGTCCGGCGGTGGCGGGCGCAAGCCGTGGGAAGCGGTGCGCGACTGGTTTCACAATGCCGGCAATTATGTCGATGCGCTGGACAGGGCAGCGGAAACGCTGGCCTCCGGCGACGCATTGTCCTCCCGCGAAGGCGGGAGTCCAGTCTGGGCTCCCGCCTTCACGGGAGAACAGGATGCGCTGGCGGTGGCGTTGACGCGCCACGGCGTGTCCATCCGGGCCACCGATCGGGCCAGCGATCCCATAGCAGCGTTCGACGGCCACACGCTGACGTTGGACGCCACGATGCCGGCCGAAAGCCGCCGCTTCCAGATCGCGCACCGCCTGGCGGCGATCGCCTTTGCGAGCGAGATCGACGCGATCGTTGCGACCGCCGAACTCGAGGGGGACGCCGCGCGCAACCTGCTGCGCATCGGTCTCGCCAATTACGCGGCGGGCGCGCTGACCATGCCCTACACCGCGTTCCGCGCCGCCGCGCGCGCGACACGGCATGACATCGATCGCTTGTGTCGCCGCTTCGGGGTGAGTTTCGAACAGGCGTGCCACCGGCTGTCGACGCTGCAGCGGCCAGGCGCGGAGGGCATTCCGTTCTATTTCTGCCGGGTCGACATGGCCGGCAACATCACCAAGCGGCACTCGGCGACGCGCTTCCAGTTCGCACGCTTCGGCGGCGCCTGCCCGTTATGGATCGTGCACGAGGCAGTGGCGATCCCCGATCGTATCCTGGTGCAGCAGGCAGCGACGCCCGACGGCGTACGCTATGTGTCGATGGCCAAGGGACTCGTGAAACCCTCGGGCAGCTTCACGCGCAGCCCGCGGCGTTATGCCGTGACACTGGGGTGCGAGGCGGAACATGCCGGGGACTTCGTCTATGCCGATGCGCTGGACGGGCGGGCGCAGCCGACGCCGATCGGCATTTCGTGCCGCCTCTGCCCGCGCGTCGATTGCGACCAGCGCGCGTTCCCGCCGGCGGACCGGGGGATCTCGGTCGATCCGGACATGCGCGGGACGGTGCCGTACCGGGTGGTGTGAGCACCGACCACTTGGTTCTTGTTCGCCCGCACATTCTACCAAAGGCGGTCCCCTTCCGTCAGGAAGGGGACCGGAAGCTCAGTTCACCGACGCGTGGACCGTGGCGACGGCCTTCATCACCGCGCCGATGCGGACCGAGGTCTGGATCGCCTCGGCGGTGACGCCCGCCTTCTTCAGGATCTGCTCGTGGCTGTCGATGCACATGCCGCAGCCGTTCATCGCCGAAACGGCGAGGCTGAACAGCTCGAAATCGACCTTGTCGATGCCCGGCTGACCGATCACGTTCATGCGCAGCTTGGCCGGCATGCGCTGGTACTCGTCGTTACCGGCGAGGTGCGTGAAGCGGTAATAGACGTTGTTCATCGCCATAACGGCGGCCGCCGCACGGGCTGCGGTGGCCGCTTCCGGCGTCAGCTTGGGCGCGCATTCGGCCTCGGCCGCATCGACCAGCGGCTTGTAGCCGGAGGCATGGGCGCAGGTCAGCAGCAGGCCGAACTTCTGCTGGTCGGGCAGATGCGCCTCGTTGAGCAGCGAGCCGACATTGAGACGGATGTCCTTGGCATAGTCCGGGAGGGTTCCGGCAAAATCCTTGAGCGACATGATATTTCCAATATTCAGCCCCCGCGTCACCCCGGACTTGTTCCGCGGTCCACTCGTCCGCTCGGGCCGAAGGACGAGGGTACGGTGGACCCCGGGAACAAGTCCGGGGTGACGGCTGGGAGCGGGGATAAAGCAGGCAAAGAAAGGGCGCGGAAACCCTGAGGTCTCCGCGCCCGGTTCGAACGGTTTACGCCGCCAGCTGGAGGACGTCGTCGCCCTTGTTCCAGTTGCACGGGCACAGCTCGTCGGTCTGCAGCGCGTCGAGCACGCGGAGCGTCTCGGCCGGGTTGCGGCCGACGTTCAGGCCATTGACCTGGACCGCCTGGATGACGTTGTCCGGATCGATGATGAAGGTCGCACGGAACGCGACATGTTCGTTCTTGTCGAGGATGCCGAGCTGCGAGGCGAGCACGCCACCGTTATCGGCCAGCCACGGGAAATCGGCAGCCGCCAGATCCGGGTCCGACTTGCGCCAGGCGAGGTGGACGTGCGCGGTGTCGGTCGAGGCGCCGATCAGCACGGCATCGCGATCCTCGAAATCGCCCTTGAGGCCGGCATAGCCGACGATCTCGGTCGGGCAGACGAAGGTGAAATCCTTCGGCCAGTAGAACAGCACCTTCCACTTGCCCGGGAACGCATCCTGGCTGAGCGTCTCGCCGGCCGGAAGTGCGCTGGTGCCCTGCTGGACGGGAACGGTGAAGTCGGGGAGCTTGTCGCCGATGGTAAGCATGGAATGTGGCCTCCTGAAAATAGTCGGCCTTCCGAACACATCCTCACAGCGGCGCTTTGGCGCACCGTCTCGTTGCACGATCACATATAAGGTGGCTTTTGATCGAGCCAACAGGTTATTTAGCTACAGTTGATCGATTGGAACGATGATGGCCACCTATCTACCGACGCTGAAGCAGCTGCAATATCTCGTCGCGCTGAAGGATGCGGGCCATTTCAGCCGCGCGGCCGAGGCGTGCTTCGTCACGCAATCCACCTTGTCGGCGGGCATCCGCGAACTGGAGACGCTAATCGGCGTGGTGCTGGTCGAACGCACCCGCCGCGTGGTGCGCTTCACCCCGCTGGGCGACCGCATCGCCGACAAGGCGCGGATCGTACTGCGCGAGGCGGACGAACTGGGCGACATGGCGCGCGCCGCCGGGCGCCCGCTGTCGGGCGACATGCGGATGAGCGTGATCCCGACGATCGCCCCGTTCATGCTGCCGCGCATCCTGCCGCGGCTGCGCGAGAATTATCCCGACCTGAAGCTGTTCCTGCGCGAGGAGCCGAGCGGCGCGGCGTGCGAGGGGCTGCAGAACGGCCGCACCGACTGCGTGCTGCTGGCGCTGCCTTATGCGTGCGGCGAGGTGACCAGCCAGGTGCTGTTCGAGGATCGCCTGTTCGTCGCCGGCACGGAGGCGGAGCTGGGCCATGCATCGCCGACGATCGGCGCCAAGGACATCGACGAGACCCGGCTGTTGCTGTTGGAGGACGGCCATTGCCTGAAGGAACATGCGCTGGCGGCGTGCAACCGGCCGGAAATGCGCGCCGAGGCGACGATGCTCGGCACCTCGCTGCATACCATCGTACAGATGGTCGATAACGGCCTGGGGGTGACGATGCTGCCGGAAATGGCGCTGAAGGCCGGCATCCTGGATCACACTGGGCTCACCGCGCGGCCGCTGGAGGCCGAGAGCCCGTCGCGCTCGATCGCCCTGGTATGGCGCCGCGCCTCGCCGCGGGAGAAGGATTTCCGCCTGCTCGCCGAGGTGCTGGCCGAGGCGCAGTGAGCAGAGGCGGACCGCTGCCACGGAGGGCCGAGAAAGTGTCGGCTGCGAAACCATTCCGGCGGTGGATCGTATCTTACGGGAGTGTTCGCCCGAAACGAAGCACCGGAACCAATTGGAGAAGTCCATGACCAACCACAAGCTCCCGCTGATCGCGCTGGCTGGCGCGCTGGCCACCACCGCCGCCGCCGTATCGGCACAGACCGCCCCGCAGACGCCCGCGGCACCGGCATCGACCGCTGCCCCGACGGCAGCTCCGGCCCAGGCGGCACCCGGCACCCCTGCCGCGCCCGCTGCCGTCGCCCCGAACCCGATGGTCGGCGGCGCCGCGATGGATGCCAGCAAGACGATCGTTGCCAACGCCTCGGCAGCGACCAATTTGTCGACGCTGGTCAAGGCCGTGACGGCCGCCGGTCTCGTGCCCACGCTTTCCGGCCCCGGCCCGTTCACGGTGTTCGCGCCGACCAACGACGCCTTCGGCCGCCTGGCGCCGGGCACCGTCGATACCTTGCTCCAGCCCGCCAACAAGGCGCTGCTGACCAAGGCACTGACCTATCACGTCGTGCCGGGCACGATCACCGCGGCGCAATTGCTCGCGCGGATCGAGCAGGGCGGCGGCAAGCTGACGCTGACCACGGTCGAGGGTTCGCCGCTGATCGTCACCAAGGAAGTGCAGGCCGTCGTGCTGACCGACGTCAATGGCAACAAGAGCTATGTCGAGACGCCGGACGTGCGCCAGTCCAACGGCATCGTCCATGTCGTGAACGGCGTGCTGCTGCCCAAGCTGAACTGAGTGGGACCGGGATCCGGGCGCCTTTTGCGGATCGGATCCCGGGTGCTTGTGCGCGGGGTGGGTGAGCTGGGTTAGCAAACCGGCAGCCGTCACCCCGGACTTCTTCCGGGGTCCACCGTGCCGCACACTGAACGCTAAGGGCACTATCCGCACCGCAAGCCGCTTGGTGGACCCCGGAACAAGTCCGGGGTGACGGTTGCTGGAGGCGTTCGGTCACCCACCCCTCCGTTCTTCCTGAGTAGCCATCGAGTAGCCCGCAGGGCGTATCGAGAGGGCGTATCGAAGGACAGGCAATGCACGCTCCACCGGTGCTTCGATACGAGCCCTCGATACGGCCTTCGGCCTACTCGGTCTCTACTCAGCACGAACGGGGGGGGTTAAGCGGTCAAGCTTCAGGCTGCGATCGCTCACATCATTCCGGTCGTGTCGAGCGCAGTCGAGACACCGACCCAAGCGCAGGTGTCTCGACTTCGCTCGACACGAGCGGATGGGATGGATCAGGTCGAAATTGTGACGCTGTATTGCCCGCGAGCCACCCGCCACCCGCCCGACGTCAGCCTTCCCAACGCTTGGCGGCGGCATCGTCCGTGCCGCGTGGTTCCACCCAGCGGGTGTCGCTGCCGCGGGTTTCGCGTTTCCAGAACGGGGCGTCGGTCTTCAGCCGGTCGATCAGGAACGCGCATGCTTCCAGCGCCGCGCTGCGGTGCGCCGCGCTCGTGCCGACGAACACGATGCGTTCGCCCGGCTGCATCACGCCCACCCGGTGCACGATCGTCGCCGCCAGCAAGGACCAGCGCTCGACCGCCGATGCCGCCACGGCATGCAACGCCGCTTCGGTCGCGCCGGGATAATGTTCCAGTTCCAGCGTGCCGACGCCATCGTCGGCGCGGACCAACCCGGTGAAGGTCGCCACCGCCCCTGCCCCGGCCGCTTCGATCGTCGCCATCTCCACGGCGACGTCGATCGCCGCGGCGTCGACCAGGATGCGGATCATCCGCCGGTCACCGGCGGGAAGATCGCCACTTCGCGCGCGCCGACGATCGAGGCGTCGAGCGGCACGAACACTTGGTCCACCGCGGCGCGTAGCCGGCCGCGATCGGCAAAGGCGCGGGCGTGATCCTCGCTGCGGGCGGCCAGCCAGTCGATCAGGGCGGCCACGGTCGCGATCTCGGCCGGCGGATCGATCCGCTCCTGCCCGATGCCGACCGCCTCGCGCACCCAGGCGAAGTACAGGATGTCGACCGCCATGGTCAGTCCATGTGCTTCAGGCCGACGCGCAGATAATCCCAACCCGTCACCAGCGTCAGCACCGCGGCACCCCACAAAGCGGCGAGCGACACGGTCTGCACCCAATGCCAATGCGGCAGCGCGCCGGCCAGGATCAGCCCGCCGAGCGACACGAGCTGCAGCGTCGTCTTCCACTTGGCGAGCTTCGACACCGGCACCGATACCTGCAATTGCGCCAGGAATTCGCGCAGGCCCGAGACCGCGATCTCGCGCAGCAGGATGATCATGCCCGCGACCAGCGACCAGCCCGCGATATCGCGCGTCGCCACCAGCATCAGCACGACCGCCGCAACCATGATCTTGTCGGCGATCGGATCCAGGAAGATGCCGAGTTTCGATACCGCCCCCTGCGCGCGCGCCAGATAGCCGTCGAAATAATCGGTGATGCCCATCAGGCAGTACAGCACGAAGGCGATGCCGTAGCCGGCCGCCCAGCTCGGCCACCACAGGAAGCCGATCAACAGCGGGACGGCGACGATCCGCGACAGGGTCAGCAGGTTTGGCAACGTCCACATCGGCTTGCTCTAGACCGACGCGCGGACGGGCGAAACCCATCGCGTGCGGCACGTGGTTAAGGCACGCCGATAAGCGGTTGCCGCTCCACCCGCCGCTCGGCTATGCCGCCTGCCTACCTGGTGCCAATTTCGAAAGCCGCTCCCGACCATGCTGAACGCGCTCGGACTACTCAAGGAGCGCCGATTTCTGCCGTTGTTCACCACCCAGTTCCTGGGCGCGTTCAACGACAATCTGTTCAAGCAATCGATGGTGCTGTTCGCGACGTACAGCATCTTCAACGATTCCGCGGCCGAGCAGGGCTTCAACGCGCTCGCCACCGGGCTGTCGACGCTGCCCTTCATCCTGTTCTCCGCGCTTGCCGGGCAACTGGCGGACAGCCACGACAAGGCGAAGATCATCCGCATCGTCAAGACGGCGGAAATCCTGATCATGCTGGTGGGCGCGGCCGGGCTGATCCTGGCCAAGAGCGGGCATACCCAGGCCGGGATCGTCTTCATGCTGGCGGCGGTATTCCTGCTCGGGGTGCACTCCACGTTCTTCGGGCCGATCAAATACGCCATCCTGCCGCAGCATCTGGAGGGTCATCAGGTGCTCGCCGGCACCGGGCTGGTCGAGGCCGGCACCTATATGGCGATCCTGATGGGCACGATCCTGGCGGGCTATATCTCGATCGAGACGGCGGCGATCGCGGTGCTGATCGTCGCCGGGATCGGCTGGTTCAGCGGCCGGCAAGTGCCCGCCGCCCCGCGCGAGGGCGCGGCGCTGGCGATCAACTACAATCCGTTCACCTCGTCCTGGCGGCTGATCAGCTCGACCATGCACGTGCCGCGCCTGTTCCTGGCGATCTGCGCGATCAGCTTCTTCTGGACGATCGGTGCCGTGCTGATCATCATCTTTCCGCCGCTGGTGAAGAACGTGCTGACCACCACGCAGGAGGTCGCCAGCCTGTTCACCGCGACCCTGTCGATCGGCATCGCGATCGGATCGGTGGTGATCAACAGCCTGTTGAAGGGCAAGATCTCGGCCAAATACGGGCCGGCATCGGTGATCGCCATGGGGGTGAGCGTGGTGGCGTTTTCGGTCCTGGTGCGGATGTGGGTGCCTGCGGAAGCGGGGCATTTCTACGACTGGCGCGAATTCATCGCCCAGCCGCGCGCCATTCCGGTGGTGCTGTCGCTGCTGGCGATCGCGATCACCGGGGGCATGTTCGTCGTGCCGCTCTACGCGTTCCTGACCACCACCGTGACCAAGGACCAGACCGCGCGCACCGTGGCGGCCAACAACGTGGTCAATTCCGCGGCGATGACGGTGGGCGCGATCGCCGTGATCTTCATCACTTCGCTAGGCGTGACGCCCGAGAACATGTTGCTGCTGGTCGCGGCGATGTGCCTGGTCGCGGCCTGGCTGGCGCAGAAGCTGCATCTCGCCTGCGACTGAGCGGCGCTAGAAGATCAGCGTGTAGATGCAGACGAAGAAGGCGGTGAAGCTGAGCGCGAACAGCTTCAGGTCGCTGTCGTCGGGGTGCGCCGTCTTCACCTTGGGCGCCGGCGCGATGCGGGCGCGGAACGGGTGTCGCGGCGTGGCGGCGGTGAGGAGTGTCTGGCTACGCATGCCGAACAGTTAATGCGTCGTTTACGATTCCGCCAATCACGAAGCTTGGTTAAGCCTGTCTTGTCGCGGGACAATCGCGCCGACGAATTTGGTGACGTGGCCGAGGTGACACCATGACGGATGCACCCGTTGGCGCTTCGGTAACATCCTGTCCGCTACGCGCAGCGCATGCGGTACGATTATCAATTCCACCGGCAGCGTGGCCGACAAGCGACATTCGGGCAGCAGCGACGCAGGGGTGGCGGCGGGATCGCCTTGATGCTGCTCGCCGGCGTGTTCGCAGGGCTCGTGATCGAGCGCGCGGTGCCGGATCTGCCATTCTCCCGCCAGCCGCCCGGCGTCGTCGGCACGCGGTTCGGGCTGTGCTTCACGGGGGGCGGGCAGAATTGCGTGGTTGATGGCGACACGTTCTGGATGGCGGGCGAGAAGATCCGCATCGCTGACATCGACACGCCCGAGACGCATCCCTCGCGTTGTGCGCTGGAGGCGGATCTTGGCGGCAAGGCGACGCTCCGGCTGCAGGCGCTGCTCAATGCCGGGCCGGTGACGCTGGCCTCAGCGGACCGCGATACGGATCGTTATGGTCGCAAGCTGCGCATCGTCGAACGCGGTGGGGAGTCGCTGGGCGACACATTGGTCGCCGAAGGGCTGGCGCGGCCTTGGGCGGGGCGACGCCGGCCATGGTGCGTGTAGCGAACCCTCTAAGTACTGTTACCTAGGTTCAGTTCAGTCGCAACCTTTCGGGTCGAGCGCGGTCGAGACACCTGCGCTAAGGATCGGTGTCTCGACTTCGCTCGACACGAACGGGTAATGTCGGACTGGGCCGCGGCGTTCGCCGGGGAGCAGTTACCTAGAAACGGACAAACTTACGGCCGGATCGCCGCGTCGTCGCGGTCGGTGATTTCCGCGTCGTCGACGTCGTCGTCCTCGAAATCCTCCTGGAGATCGTCTTCGTCGTCATCGTCTTCATCCGTTTCGGACTCATCGTCTTCTTCGCCGACTTCGTCGGTGGTCATCTCGATCTCGTCTTCGTTCTCGTCGTCATCTTCCTCGTCATCGCCCATGTCAGGGGCGAGATCGGTAAGGATGGTGCCGTCGGTCGGGCCGTCGCGCGTCACCTCGAGGATCTCGGCGCGCTGGCTTTCGTCATAGCCGTCTTCGTCGAAGCCGTCGTCGCCCGTGCCTTCGCCGGGAATCTGGTAGCCACCCATCGTCATGTCGCTTCTCCGGTGCCTGCAGGGGTGCAGGTCTCGAATGGTCGAACACCGGGCACGCCGCGCGGGTTCCGCGCCGCTGCGACGAACGGCAGATCAGGTGGGGCGGAACAGGCGCCCGCGCTCGGCAACCGCGACGATCGCCAGCGCGACCAGCCCGGCGGCGAAGAAGCCGACATACATTGGCACGGTCGTGCCGTCGAAGCTCTGCCCGATCAGCGCACCGATCAGCGCCCCGCCCGTGACGGTGATGAAGCCTTGGATGCTGGACGCGGTACCGGCGATATGCCCCATATTCTCCATCGCCATCGCCCCGAAGTTCGAGGTCGCCAGACCGAAGCAGGCCATCATCAGGGCCTGCAGGATGGCGAAGGTCAGCAGCGTTTCGAACCCCGCCCAGGCGAGCGCCAGATGCGCGCCGGCAAGCAGGATCAGCACCACCACCGCGGTGTGCGAGATGCGCCGCGTGCCGACGCGCACGACGATCGAGGAATTGAGCAGGTTGGCGACCGCCATCGTGCCGGCGGTCGCCGCGAACACCGGCACCAGCAGGTCGGCGCGATGGAAGGTATCGGCCAGGATCTGCTGGATCGAGTTGATATAGCCGTACAGCGCGCCGAGCAACGCGGTCGACGCCAGGGTGTAGCCGATCGACCAGCGGTCGGTCAGCGCCAGCTTGTAGCCGCTGCCCAGCCGCGCGGGTGACAGCGGCAGGCGATCCTCGGGATGCTGCGTCTCGGGCATGCGGATCCAGAACCACACCAGGATCGCGGCACTGACCGCGGCGATGCCCCAGAAGATCACCCGCCAGTCGCCGACCAGCAATACCGCCTGGCCGAAGGTCGGCGCGATCACCGGGGCGGCCATGAAGACGATGAACGCCAGGCTCATCACGCGCGCCATCTCGCGCCCGGCATAGCAATCGCGCACCAGCGCCACCGTCACCACGCGCGATGCGGCGATCGCGCAGCCACCGACGAAACGTGCGACGAGCAGCAACGTGAAGCTGCCCGAGAATGCCGCGACGACGTTGGCGATCACATAAGCGGCAAGCGCCAGTCCCAGGATCGGCTTGCGCCCGAAGCGATCGGCCAGCGGCCCGTGCACCAATTGCGCCACCCCGAAGCCGATCAGGAAGGCGGTGATGACATATTGCCGCTCGTTGGCGCTTGCCACGCCGAGCGCCTCGCCGATTGCGGGCAGAGCGGGCAGCATCGAATCGATGCCGAGCGCGGTCAGCGCCATCAGCCCGGCGATCAGCGCGACGAATTCGCGGAAACCGAGCGGCGGCGCGTTGGCGGCGCCTGCAGCGGATCGGCCGGCAATGTGCGGAGCGGGAGAATTCATGTGCGCTCTTCGCAGATGCAGCACCATGCGTCACCCCCAAAGCCCTGCGGCAGCCGCCCGCGCCAACGGAACGAAAAGCGGGGCCGGCCATTCACAAGGCTTCACCACCAGGAGACAGACGATGAGCGTTTTCGGCGCGATCAAGGACGCGATTTTCGGCCACAAGGAGGCGCCCGCCGCCACCACGGCGACGCCGGCGCCTGCGACTGCCACCCCTGCCCCGCATGCCGCGCCAGCCGCCGCTGCCCCGGCGCCTGCCGCCGCGGCAAAGCCCGCGCCGACCCGCGAAGCGATCGAGGCCGTGCTCGAGGATCGCGCGCAGGCACGCGGCGAGACGCTCAACTACAAGAGCTCGATCGTCGACCTGATGAAGGCGCTGGGCATGGATTCCAGCCTCGACAATCGCAAGAAACTGGCCACCGAGCTCGGCTATACCGGCGACCAGAACGACAGCGCGACGATGAACGTCTGGCTGCACGAAAAGACCATGGAGCGCCTGCTACGCTGACTTGACGCGCGGCATCGGGCGGCCCTAGTGTGTTATTATCGCAATACACATTGGAGCCGCCCATGTCCGCCAAGACCATTGCCATGATCGCCGCAGCCCTTGCCCTTGCCGCATGCGGCGACAAAGGCGACGGCACCAGCATAGCGATCAACGCCAGCACCGCCGAGGGCAACATGGTGGCCGGCGTCGATGGCAACGGACAATTGGCGATCAATCTGCCGGGCGGCTTTGCCGGCAGTATCAAGCTGCCCAAGCTGAAGCTCGATGCCGACGATTTCGACATGAACGGGGTGCATCTCTACCCCGGCTCGACGATCAGCGGCATGAACGTCGATGCCAGCCAGAAGCAGGGCAAGGATAGTGGCCTCGTCCGCATCAGCTTCCAGAGCCCGGCCGCACCCAGCAAGGTTCGCGACTGGTTCCTCGACAAATTGTCGAAGGAAGCGGGCTTCACGATCAAAGCGAGCGGCAATAGCCTGATCGGCACGACCGACGAAAAGCAGC contains:
- a CDS encoding acyl-CoA carboxylase subunit beta, giving the protein MSSTIAELERKRDAARMGGGKKRIAAQHAKGKLTARERLDVLLDEHSFEELDMYVEHNCIDFGMQDQIIPGDGVVTGSGTINGRLVFVFSQDFTVFGGSLSERHAQKICKIMDMALKVGAPVIGLNDSGGARIQEGVASLGGYAEVFQRNVLASGVVPQISLIMGPCAGGAVYSPAMTDFIFMVKDSSYMFVTGPDVVKTVTNEIVTQEELGGAVTHTTKSGVADVAFENDIEALLAARDFVDFLPASNREGTPERPSSDPWDRIEDSLDTLIPASANQPYDMHELIRKTVDEGDFFEVQPTHAGNIIIGFGRIEGRTVGFVANQPMVLAGCLDINSSKKAARFVRFCDAFDIPIVTFVDVPGFLPGTAQELNGIIKHGAKLLFAYAEATVPKITVITRKAYGGAYDVMASKHLRGDLNYAWPTAEIAVMGAKGAVEIIFRGRTPAEIAEQTAVYEARFANPFVAAAKGFIDEVIQPHATRRRIALGLRKLRGKALENPWKKHDNIPL
- a CDS encoding helix-turn-helix domain-containing protein, producing the protein MPRPARLFAGDQLRTLRQNAGLNQAAMAARLGVSVSYLSQLEGGVRPLTPSVSAALRRHHPGALASIEDAAPTLRLAALSDALADPLLPAPPAPEAIARLAAERPEIADRFIALHAALRAGEERLQMVEEQASGGGGRKPWEAVRDWFHNAGNYVDALDRAAETLASGDALSSREGGSPVWAPAFTGEQDALAVALTRHGVSIRATDRASDPIAAFDGHTLTLDATMPAESRRFQIAHRLAAIAFASEIDAIVATAELEGDAARNLLRIGLANYAAGALTMPYTAFRAAARATRHDIDRLCRRFGVSFEQACHRLSTLQRPGAEGIPFYFCRVDMAGNITKRHSATRFQFARFGGACPLWIVHEAVAIPDRILVQQAATPDGVRYVSMAKGLVKPSGSFTRSPRRYAVTLGCEAEHAGDFVYADALDGRAQPTPIGISCRLCPRVDCDQRAFPPADRGISVDPDMRGTVPYRVV
- a CDS encoding carboxymuconolactone decarboxylase family protein; its protein translation is MSLKDFAGTLPDYAKDIRLNVGSLLNEAHLPDQQKFGLLLTCAHASGYKPLVDAAEAECAPKLTPEAATAARAAAAVMAMNNVYYRFTHLAGNDEYQRMPAKLRMNVIGQPGIDKVDFELFSLAVSAMNGCGMCIDSHEQILKKAGVTAEAIQTSVRIGAVMKAVATVHASVN
- a CDS encoding peroxiredoxin, whose product is MLTIGDKLPDFTVPVQQGTSALPAGETLSQDAFPGKWKVLFYWPKDFTFVCPTEIVGYAGLKGDFEDRDAVLIGASTDTAHVHLAWRKSDPDLAAADFPWLADNGGVLASQLGILDKNEHVAFRATFIIDPDNVIQAVQVNGLNVGRNPAETLRVLDALQTDELCPCNWNKGDDVLQLAA
- a CDS encoding hydrogen peroxide-inducible genes activator, translated to MATYLPTLKQLQYLVALKDAGHFSRAAEACFVTQSTLSAGIRELETLIGVVLVERTRRVVRFTPLGDRIADKARIVLREADELGDMARAAGRPLSGDMRMSVIPTIAPFMLPRILPRLRENYPDLKLFLREEPSGAACEGLQNGRTDCVLLALPYACGEVTSQVLFEDRLFVAGTEAELGHASPTIGAKDIDETRLLLLEDGHCLKEHALAACNRPEMRAEATMLGTSLHTIVQMVDNGLGVTMLPEMALKAGILDHTGLTARPLEAESPSRSIALVWRRASPREKDFRLLAEVLAEAQ
- a CDS encoding fasciclin domain-containing protein produces the protein MTNHKLPLIALAGALATTAAAVSAQTAPQTPAAPASTAAPTAAPAQAAPGTPAAPAAVAPNPMVGGAAMDASKTIVANASAATNLSTLVKAVTAAGLVPTLSGPGPFTVFAPTNDAFGRLAPGTVDTLLQPANKALLTKALTYHVVPGTITAAQLLARIEQGGGKLTLTTVEGSPLIVTKEVQAVVLTDVNGNKSYVETPDVRQSNGIVHVVNGVLLPKLN
- a CDS encoding molybdenum cofactor biosynthesis protein MoaE — protein: MIRILVDAAAIDVAVEMATIEAAGAGAVATFTGLVRADDGVGTLELEHYPGATEAALHAVAASAVERWSLLAATIVHRVGVMQPGERIVFVGTSAAHRSAALEACAFLIDRLKTDAPFWKRETRGSDTRWVEPRGTDDAAAKRWEG